From Bradyrhizobium sp. 4:
ACGAAACCGGCATAACCGGACAGGTTGAGCAGGACTTCGAGCCAAACGGGCATGTCGGCCTCTTTTCTCCTTGAAGGCTACGCCAACGTGCGCGCGAAGCGCATGTTCCCGGACAAGACGGACCGGCGCCTCAAAGCGGGGTGGTGGGGTCGAGCCGCCGGCCGAGGGCGCCTACGGACTCGCTCGACGGCTGTTCCTTAAGGAACTCGGCAATGGCCCGCGCCAACTCGCCGTCGCTCATCGGCGTCGGCGGCGGGCGCAGCGTGCCGACACCGAAACTGCGGACGATCTCGTCGTAATGCTGATCGCCCGATCTCGGAACCAGCCTGCGGATACGGGCCAGCAATCTGGATATCGGCACTTTATCCTCCTGGACGCTCCCCGCTGGCAGCAATTGTGCTGCGTTGCCAATTTGCTGTCCGTGAAACTGAAAACCCCGCCAGCATTGGTGATGCTGACGGGGTCTTCGTGCTGTTGCCTCAACCGGATGGCGGAGGCGTCCGCACTTGAACAAGCAATTCGCGGAACGCGCGCCTGTTCCATGCGTGGCGGATTTAATCCGAGCTCGGTTCCACAGCCTTGCGCGCAACCATCTCACCGCGCCGGCGTTGTCTATGCGAGATACGAAGGAGGAGATTCATGATGAGGAAGACACTGGCAGTTCTGGCTACCGTTGCGGCCGTCGGCGTGACCGCGGTCGCGGCGCCTGCGCCTGCCGAGGCGCGCGGCCGCGGCATCGGTCCGGGCCTCGCATTCGGCCTCGCTGCCGGCGCCATCACCGCGGGCGCCGTCGCCGCGTCCCATCCTTACGGCTACGACTACGGCCCGGGGTACGGCTACTATGGCCGCCCCGCTTATGCTTACGGCCCCGGTCCGTACGCCTACTACGGCGATGGACCGTACTACCGCCGCCACCATTATTACCGTCACTGGTAACGGCTGACCAAATGAAAAGCCCGGAGCAACGCTCCGGGCTTTTTTCATGTCGGTGATGTGTGTCGTTACGGCCAGAGCGAGGGCCGCTCCACCTTGCGCGCGTTGTCGAGCGTCGACACGAAATACTCGTCACGCTCGCGCTTGAATTTTTCCTGGGTGGCACGGAAGGCGGCGACACGGGCGGCGATCTCTTCGCGTTCGCGGATTTTACGTTGTTCGTCCTCGGTCATTTCAAATCCCCTCTGCACGTGAGTATGTGTCCTACTGAACTCAAGCACTGCCGCCGCAATCACGTTGAGTCGCGTCAACACATGCATTGGCGCTTCTGATTGGGGCGTCAATGGGGAGGAGGCATTGCAGGATTGTGATAAGCGAGGGGCGGAAAAAATTGCCGACCACGTCGTGCGCCGCGGTGGATAACCGCGTCAACAATCTTGTCGCTTGCGCATGTTGCAGCTAGCGCAAAAACAAATCGGCAAAACCGATCGGCCAAGCCAATCGGCAAAGCAAAACGGGAGGCCGCGTTGATTGCATCGGATCTTCGCAGCGGCGTCGAGCGTCTCGGCGACATGATCGCCGAAGCCAAACGGATCGTGCCGTTCACCGGCGCCGGCATCTCGACCGAGTGCGGCATCCCCGACTTCCGCTCGCCGGGCGGAATTTGGACCCGCAACCGCCCGATCCCATTCGACGAGTTCGTCGCCAGCCAGGAGGCGCGCGACGAATCCTGGCGCCGGCGCTTCGCGATGGAGGAGGTCTTTGCGGCGGCCAGGCCCGGCCGCGGCCATCGCGCGCTCGCCTCGCTCTATCGTGCGGGAAAGGTTCCCGCGATCATCACCCAGAACATCGACAATCTGCACCAGGCCTCAGGCGTCGCGAGCGACCACGTGATCGAACTTCACGGCAACACCACCTATGCGCGCTGCATCGGATGCGGTCAGGCCTATCCGCTTGATTGGGTCAAGCGCCGCTTCGACGAGGAGGGCGCCGCGCCCAACTGTACCGCGTGTGACGAGCCGGTGAAGACCGCCACGATCTCCTTCGGCCAGATGATGCCCGAGGACGAAATGCAGCGCGCGACTGCGCTGTCGCAAGCTTGCGACCTCTTCATCGCGATCGGTTCCTCGCTGGTGGTATGGCCGGCCGCGGGCTTTCCGATGATGGCGAAGAGATCAGGCGCACGTCTGGTGATCGTCAATCGCGAGCCCACCGAGCAGGACGACATCGCCGACCTCGTGATCCGCCACGACATCGGCGAAACGCTCGGGCCCTTTGTCGGTAATTGAGGCAGCAATTTGATTCGCGGCTGTGCAAGCTGTTCATAGGTTCCGCCGAATCTCTTTTTTGTCTATGCGTCGCAACCGGGAGTGTTATCTTTTGAGTCGAAAGATTCGCGTCGCGTCGAGTTGAGAAGATTCTCTAAAGACGCGTGATTCGGCGCCGCCATTCAGGCGGGTTGCATGGCATGTGTGGGGTCCGGGGTTATGGGGTCGTCGGACGGATTTGAGTCCAAGAAGGTCGGAGTTCCCGCGGTGGGCGAACACGGCGGTGGCGGTCGCGACAGCGCACTCAGTCCGTTCACCGGACTTGGTGAGAGCAGCGCCAACCTCGTCGAGGTTCACGGCGTCATCAAATGGTTCGACGCCTCAAAGGGCTACGGCTTCATCGTTCCCGACAATGGCTGGCCCGACGTGCTCCTGCACGTTACCGTGCTTAGGCGCGACGGCTTCCAGACCGCCTACGAGGGCGCCCGCATCGTCGTCGAGTGCATTCAGCGCGCCAAGGGCTACCAGGCGTTTCGCGTCGTCTCGATGGACGAATCCACGGCGATCCATCCAGCGCAGATGCTGCCGCCGCGCACCCATGTCACGGTGACGGCGACCAGCGGCCTGGAGCGGGCTCAGGTGAAGTGGTTCAACCGGCTCCGCGGTTTCGGCTTCCTGACCTGCGGCGAGGGCACGCCCGACATCTTCGTGCACATGGAGACGCTGCGCCGCTTCGGCATGACCGAGTTGCGGCCCGGCCAGTATGTCCTGGTCCGCTTCGGACCCGGCTCCAAGGGCATGATGGCGGCCGAGATCCATCCCGAGACGGGATCGCCGGTTTCGTCCCACTAATTCCATTCCCGCGATCGTGAGCAGAGGCGCGCTGGCTGGCCGGCGCGCCTCTGGCTTTTCCGGCGACCGCCACGTAAGGACTGGTCCAGTCCCACGCCTCGAGAGCCATCCATGAATTTCGATCGAAAGGCCGTCTTCGCCGTTGCGAAGGGCTGGCTTGCCGCCATCCTCGTCATCGCCGGCTGTGCCGTCGCGAGCGCACCCGTCCGCGCCGCCAGCTTCCAGCCGCTCGAGATCGTCACCAGGAACGGCGTGCAGGTGTTCTCGGTCGAGATCGCGACCACCGAGGAGGAGAAGCAGACCGGCCTGATGTACCGCAAGGAACTGGCGGACGGCAAAGGCATGCTCTTCGACTTCAATCCCGAGCAGGAGGTGTCGATGTGGATGAAGAACACCTACGTCTCGCTCGACATGATCTTCATTCGCGCCGACGGCCGCATCCTGCGCATCGCCGAAAATACCGAGCCGATGTCGACAAAGATCATCTCATCCAGGGGGCCCGCGCGGGCCGTTCTGGAGGTTGTGGCGGGGACGGCGCAAAAATATGGTATCCGCGCCGGCGACCGCGTCGGCCACCCGCTGTTCGGCAGCAAGTAGGCGGGCAAGGGGCTATTGGCAGGGCCATTGCCCCCGTCCTGACGGTCTTTTGGGAAGCTTGCTGGCGCCTTTGGAAGGCTTGCTGGCGCTTTGGGAAGCGTGTATCGACGGGGCTCGCCGGACATTCGGGGTATAGCGCAGCCTGGTAGCGCGGCAGTTTTGGGTACTGCAGGTCGTTGGTTCGAATCCAGCTGCCCCGACCAAGCCCTACCGCTAAAGACATGATTCAACGCCTCTTTTTTCGCCCGATTCTGAAAGATCGTGCGATTCTGAAAAACTGGTTCTGACCTTGTTCTTGGCGACGAAACGCGCGATCCGCTCCTCGTAACGGAACCACTCCCGCGTGATGCACAGATCTGCGAAACGGCGATGCATCGCGTGCTCGTTCAGGATCGACCCGGGCAGAACGAGGAGGAGATCGAGCGGCTCCGGAAAGAACGTCTGCAGCTCCGCAACGCGGCGGCGCACGTCCTTACTAAACCCAATCTTGACCCGCTCCGCGGCACGCACGAAGTAGATCGAACCGCGCGGGCTACGTTTCGCAAGGCCCCGGCCGGGCTTCTTCCGTGCACGGAGCTGCCACTCTTGCAGGTCCTGCGTGAGCCGGAGCGCGCGGGCTTTGATGACGGTCAGCTGCTCGGCCGCCGGCTCGCCGAGACCATGCCAAAGCCTGGCGGTGCGCGGCGTGAAATCCTTGGCCTCGCGGGTAAGCTGGGAAGCCGACCAGTACCAGGTCGAAAAGCCGCCGGGCTTCGGCAGCCGCTTCAGCCCTGGAATGTCGCTCGCTTTAGCCATTGCCTTCCCCTGATTGGCGCGACTGTTTCCGAGCCTCCGCGATCGTCACGATTTTGCGTCGACGTTGACGGATGTAGCGCTCTGTCGTCTGCTTGTTTGTGTGGGTCAAACCCTCCTGGATGACGGAGCGGTCTACCCCTGCCTCTTCGGCTTCAGTCGCGCCGCCGGCACGCG
This genomic window contains:
- a CDS encoding NAD-dependent protein deacetylase; its protein translation is MIASDLRSGVERLGDMIAEAKRIVPFTGAGISTECGIPDFRSPGGIWTRNRPIPFDEFVASQEARDESWRRRFAMEEVFAAARPGRGHRALASLYRAGKVPAIITQNIDNLHQASGVASDHVIELHGNTTYARCIGCGQAYPLDWVKRRFDEEGAAPNCTACDEPVKTATISFGQMMPEDEMQRATALSQACDLFIAIGSSLVVWPAAGFPMMAKRSGARLVIVNREPTEQDDIADLVIRHDIGETLGPFVGN
- a CDS encoding cold-shock protein yields the protein MGSSDGFESKKVGVPAVGEHGGGGRDSALSPFTGLGESSANLVEVHGVIKWFDASKGYGFIVPDNGWPDVLLHVTVLRRDGFQTAYEGARIVVECIQRAKGYQAFRVVSMDESTAIHPAQMLPPRTHVTVTATSGLERAQVKWFNRLRGFGFLTCGEGTPDIFVHMETLRRFGMTELRPGQYVLVRFGPGSKGMMAAEIHPETGSPVSSH
- a CDS encoding DUF192 domain-containing protein — encoded protein: MNFDRKAVFAVAKGWLAAILVIAGCAVASAPVRAASFQPLEIVTRNGVQVFSVEIATTEEEKQTGLMYRKELADGKGMLFDFNPEQEVSMWMKNTYVSLDMIFIRADGRILRIAENTEPMSTKIISSRGPARAVLEVVAGTAQKYGIRAGDRVGHPLFGSK
- a CDS encoding GIY-YIG nuclease family protein, encoding MAKASDIPGLKRLPKPGGFSTWYWSASQLTREAKDFTPRTARLWHGLGEPAAEQLTVIKARALRLTQDLQEWQLRARKKPGRGLAKRSPRGSIYFVRAAERVKIGFSKDVRRRVAELQTFFPEPLDLLLVLPGSILNEHAMHRRFADLCITREWFRYEERIARFVAKNKVRTSFSESHDLSESGEKRGVESCL